One Chaetodon trifascialis isolate fChaTrf1 chromosome 13, fChaTrf1.hap1, whole genome shotgun sequence DNA segment encodes these proteins:
- the anxa11a gene encoding annexin A11a isoform X4, translating into MSYPGYPPQVGGYPPQPGAYPPQPGAYPPQPGVYPPQAGGYPQAGGYPSQPGGYPPQPGGFPPQAGGYPPQGGGYPQAPPPGSWGGGPSGGYPSIGLDSLSNPGYNAGMPGGTMPPNQGPGMGYPGQPGQPMPGYPRAPSPNPPMAGYGGAPSPNPPMAGYGGAPAPMPGYPKVPSPNPSMPAYGGGAMPIAPPVNRGFRGTIKDFPGADPLKDVEVLRKAMKGFGTDEQAIINLLGSRSNKQRVPLLRAYKTSYGKDLIKDLHSELSGDFRKLVMASLKSPAEFDASELHSAIKGAGTDEACLIEILSSRSNAEIKEINRIYKLENKKTLEDAISGDTSGHFRRLLISLAQGNRDERETVDISLAKQDAQALYAAGENKLGTDESKFNAILCARSKPHLRAVFLEYQQMCGRDIEKSISREMSGDLESGMLAVVKCIKNTPAYFAERLYKAMKGAGTKDKTLIRIMVSRSEVDMLDIRQEYVKNYGKSLYTDISGDTSGDYKKLLLKFCGGSD; encoded by the exons ATGAGCTACCCTGGATACCCCCCTCAGGTAGGCGGATACCCACCACAGCCAGGGGCCTACCCTCCACAACCTGGTGCTTACCCTCCCCAGCCTGGAGTTTACCCTCCCCAGGCTGGAGGCTACCCTCAAGCTGGTGGCTATCCCTCACAGCCTGGTGGCTACCCTCCACAGCCTGGTGGCTTTCCTCCACAGGCAGGAGGCTATCCACCACAGGGCGGGGGCTACCCACAGGCACCACCACCAG GCAGCTGGGGAGGTGGCCCCTCTGGTGGATATCCCTCCATTGGTCTCGACAGCTTGTCCAACCCTGGATACAACGCTGGCATG CCAGGAGGGACGATGCCTCCAAACCAAGGCCCAGGGATGGGATACCCTGGTCAGCCTGGCCAGCCAATGCCTGGATACCCCC GAGCACCATCACCGAACCCACCCATGGCTGGTTATGGAGGAGCACCGTCACCGAATCCACCCATGGCTGGTTATGGAGGAGCACCAGCACCGATGCCTGGGTACCCAAAGGTTCCCTCACCAAATCCATCCATGCCGGCGTACGGTGGAGGAGCCATGCCAATAGCTCCACCTGTCAAT agAGGATTCAGGGGAACAATCAAGGACTTTCCTGGAGCTGATCCACTCAAAGATGTGGAGGTCCTGAGGAAGGCCATGAAGGGCTTTG GAACTGATGAACAAGCCATCATCAACTTGCTGGGGAGTCGCTCCAACAAGCAGCGCGTGCCTTTGCTCCGAGCCTACAAAACGTCCTACGGAAAG gatCTGATTAAGGACCTGCATTCAGAGCTGTCTGGAGACTTCAGGAAACTGGTCATGGCCTCTTTGAAGAGCCCAGCTGAGTTCGATGCCTCTGAGCTCCACAGTGCCATAAAG GGAGCCGGAACCGATGAAGCCTGCCTGATAGAGATCCTGTCTTCCCGCTCCAATGCTGAAATCAAGGAGATAAACCGTATTTACAAACTAG aaAACAAGAAGACACTGGAGGACGCCATTAGTGGGGACACCTCAGGCCACTTCCGCAGGCTCTTGATCTCCCTCGCCCAG GGTAATCGTGATGAAAGAGAAACTGTTGACATCTCTCTGGCTAAACAAGATGCTCAG GCCCTGTATGCTGCTGGAGAAAACAAGCTGGGCACAGACGAGTCCAAGTTCAATGCCATCTTGTGTGCCAGGAGCAAACCCCATCTGAGAGCAG tGTTTCTTGAGTACCAGCAGATGTGCGGCAGAGATATTGAGAAGAGCATCAGCAGGGAGATGTCTGGAGACTTGGAGAGTGGCATGTTGGCAGTGG tgaagTGTATTAAGAACACACCTGCCTACTTTGCTGAGAGACTCTACAAGGCCATGAAG gGAGCTGGGACCAAAGACAAAACCCTGATCCGGATCATGGTCTCCCGTTCTGAGGTTGACATGCTGGACATCCGCCAGGAGTATGTCAAAAACTACGGCAAGTCCCTGTACACAGACATCTCT ggAGACACATCAGGAGACTACAAGAAGCTCCTATTGAAGTTCTGTGGAGGCAGTGACTGA
- the anxa11a gene encoding annexin A11a isoform X2 → MSYPGYPPQVGGYPPQPGAYPPQPGAYPPQPGVYPPQAGGYPQAGGYPSQPGGYPPQPGGFPPQAGGYPPQGGGYPQAPPPGSWGGGPSGGYPSIGLDSLSNPGYNAGMANQTSPGMGGFTPNPSMYAQAPGGYPSPPQPSGYGAPFPNQQSCGLYPQPGGTMPPNQGPGMGYPGQPGQPMPGYPRAPSPNPPMAGYGGAPSPNPPMAGYGGAPAPMPGYPKVPSPNPSMPAYGGGAMPIAPPVNRGFRGTIKDFPGADPLKDVEVLRKAMKGFGTDEQAIINLLGSRSNKQRVPLLRAYKTSYGKDLIKDLHSELSGDFRKLVMASLKSPAEFDASELHSAIKGAGTDEACLIEILSSRSNAEIKEINRIYKLENKKTLEDAISGDTSGHFRRLLISLAQGNRDERETVDISLAKQDAQALYAAGENKLGTDESKFNAILCARSKPHLRAVFLEYQQMCGRDIEKSISREMSGDLESGMLAVVKCIKNTPAYFAERLYKAMKGAGTKDKTLIRIMVSRSEVDMLDIRQEYVKNYGKSLYTDISGDTSGDYKKLLLKFCGGSD, encoded by the exons ATGAGCTACCCTGGATACCCCCCTCAGGTAGGCGGATACCCACCACAGCCAGGGGCCTACCCTCCACAACCTGGTGCTTACCCTCCCCAGCCTGGAGTTTACCCTCCCCAGGCTGGAGGCTACCCTCAAGCTGGTGGCTATCCCTCACAGCCTGGTGGCTACCCTCCACAGCCTGGTGGCTTTCCTCCACAGGCAGGAGGCTATCCACCACAGGGCGGGGGCTACCCACAGGCACCACCACCAG GCAGCTGGGGAGGTGGCCCCTCTGGTGGATATCCCTCCATTGGTCTCGACAGCTTGTCCAACCCTGGATACAACGCTGGCATG GCCAATCAGACCTCTCCAGGCATGGGGGGTTTTACTCCAAATCCATCCATGTACGCCCAAGCCCCTGGGGGGTACCCATCTCCCCCTCAGCCGAGCGGGTATGGTGCCCCCTTCCCTAACCAACAGTCATGTGGCCTGTACCCACAGCCAGGAGGGACGATGCCTCCAAACCAAGGCCCAGGGATGGGATACCCTGGTCAGCCTGGCCAGCCAATGCCTGGATACCCCC GAGCACCATCACCGAACCCACCCATGGCTGGTTATGGAGGAGCACCGTCACCGAATCCACCCATGGCTGGTTATGGAGGAGCACCAGCACCGATGCCTGGGTACCCAAAGGTTCCCTCACCAAATCCATCCATGCCGGCGTACGGTGGAGGAGCCATGCCAATAGCTCCACCTGTCAAT agAGGATTCAGGGGAACAATCAAGGACTTTCCTGGAGCTGATCCACTCAAAGATGTGGAGGTCCTGAGGAAGGCCATGAAGGGCTTTG GAACTGATGAACAAGCCATCATCAACTTGCTGGGGAGTCGCTCCAACAAGCAGCGCGTGCCTTTGCTCCGAGCCTACAAAACGTCCTACGGAAAG gatCTGATTAAGGACCTGCATTCAGAGCTGTCTGGAGACTTCAGGAAACTGGTCATGGCCTCTTTGAAGAGCCCAGCTGAGTTCGATGCCTCTGAGCTCCACAGTGCCATAAAG GGAGCCGGAACCGATGAAGCCTGCCTGATAGAGATCCTGTCTTCCCGCTCCAATGCTGAAATCAAGGAGATAAACCGTATTTACAAACTAG aaAACAAGAAGACACTGGAGGACGCCATTAGTGGGGACACCTCAGGCCACTTCCGCAGGCTCTTGATCTCCCTCGCCCAG GGTAATCGTGATGAAAGAGAAACTGTTGACATCTCTCTGGCTAAACAAGATGCTCAG GCCCTGTATGCTGCTGGAGAAAACAAGCTGGGCACAGACGAGTCCAAGTTCAATGCCATCTTGTGTGCCAGGAGCAAACCCCATCTGAGAGCAG tGTTTCTTGAGTACCAGCAGATGTGCGGCAGAGATATTGAGAAGAGCATCAGCAGGGAGATGTCTGGAGACTTGGAGAGTGGCATGTTGGCAGTGG tgaagTGTATTAAGAACACACCTGCCTACTTTGCTGAGAGACTCTACAAGGCCATGAAG gGAGCTGGGACCAAAGACAAAACCCTGATCCGGATCATGGTCTCCCGTTCTGAGGTTGACATGCTGGACATCCGCCAGGAGTATGTCAAAAACTACGGCAAGTCCCTGTACACAGACATCTCT ggAGACACATCAGGAGACTACAAGAAGCTCCTATTGAAGTTCTGTGGAGGCAGTGACTGA
- the anxa11a gene encoding annexin A11a isoform X1, giving the protein MSYPGYPPQVGGYPPQPGAYPPQPGAYPPQPGVYPPQAGGYPQAGGYPSQPGGYPPQPGGFPPQAGGYPPQGGGYPQAPPPGSWGGGPSGGYPSIGLDSLSNPGYNAGMANQTSPGMGGFTPNPSMYAQAPGGYPSPPQPSGYGAPFPNQQSCGLYPQPGGTMPPNQGPGMGYPGQPGQPMPGYPRAPSPNPPMAGYGGAPSPNPPMAGYGGAPSPNPPMAGYGGAPAPMPGYPKVPSPNPSMPAYGGGAMPIAPPVNRGFRGTIKDFPGADPLKDVEVLRKAMKGFGTDEQAIINLLGSRSNKQRVPLLRAYKTSYGKDLIKDLHSELSGDFRKLVMASLKSPAEFDASELHSAIKGAGTDEACLIEILSSRSNAEIKEINRIYKLENKKTLEDAISGDTSGHFRRLLISLAQGNRDERETVDISLAKQDAQALYAAGENKLGTDESKFNAILCARSKPHLRAVFLEYQQMCGRDIEKSISREMSGDLESGMLAVVKCIKNTPAYFAERLYKAMKGAGTKDKTLIRIMVSRSEVDMLDIRQEYVKNYGKSLYTDISGDTSGDYKKLLLKFCGGSD; this is encoded by the exons ATGAGCTACCCTGGATACCCCCCTCAGGTAGGCGGATACCCACCACAGCCAGGGGCCTACCCTCCACAACCTGGTGCTTACCCTCCCCAGCCTGGAGTTTACCCTCCCCAGGCTGGAGGCTACCCTCAAGCTGGTGGCTATCCCTCACAGCCTGGTGGCTACCCTCCACAGCCTGGTGGCTTTCCTCCACAGGCAGGAGGCTATCCACCACAGGGCGGGGGCTACCCACAGGCACCACCACCAG GCAGCTGGGGAGGTGGCCCCTCTGGTGGATATCCCTCCATTGGTCTCGACAGCTTGTCCAACCCTGGATACAACGCTGGCATG GCCAATCAGACCTCTCCAGGCATGGGGGGTTTTACTCCAAATCCATCCATGTACGCCCAAGCCCCTGGGGGGTACCCATCTCCCCCTCAGCCGAGCGGGTATGGTGCCCCCTTCCCTAACCAACAGTCATGTGGCCTGTACCCACAGCCAGGAGGGACGATGCCTCCAAACCAAGGCCCAGGGATGGGATACCCTGGTCAGCCTGGCCAGCCAATGCCTGGATACCCCCGTGCACCATCACCAAACCCACCCATGGCTGGTTATGGAGGAGCACCATCACCGAACCCACCCATGGCTGGTTATGGAGGAGCACCGTCACCGAATCCACCCATGGCTGGTTATGGAGGAGCACCAGCACCGATGCCTGGGTACCCAAAGGTTCCCTCACCAAATCCATCCATGCCGGCGTACGGTGGAGGAGCCATGCCAATAGCTCCACCTGTCAAT agAGGATTCAGGGGAACAATCAAGGACTTTCCTGGAGCTGATCCACTCAAAGATGTGGAGGTCCTGAGGAAGGCCATGAAGGGCTTTG GAACTGATGAACAAGCCATCATCAACTTGCTGGGGAGTCGCTCCAACAAGCAGCGCGTGCCTTTGCTCCGAGCCTACAAAACGTCCTACGGAAAG gatCTGATTAAGGACCTGCATTCAGAGCTGTCTGGAGACTTCAGGAAACTGGTCATGGCCTCTTTGAAGAGCCCAGCTGAGTTCGATGCCTCTGAGCTCCACAGTGCCATAAAG GGAGCCGGAACCGATGAAGCCTGCCTGATAGAGATCCTGTCTTCCCGCTCCAATGCTGAAATCAAGGAGATAAACCGTATTTACAAACTAG aaAACAAGAAGACACTGGAGGACGCCATTAGTGGGGACACCTCAGGCCACTTCCGCAGGCTCTTGATCTCCCTCGCCCAG GGTAATCGTGATGAAAGAGAAACTGTTGACATCTCTCTGGCTAAACAAGATGCTCAG GCCCTGTATGCTGCTGGAGAAAACAAGCTGGGCACAGACGAGTCCAAGTTCAATGCCATCTTGTGTGCCAGGAGCAAACCCCATCTGAGAGCAG tGTTTCTTGAGTACCAGCAGATGTGCGGCAGAGATATTGAGAAGAGCATCAGCAGGGAGATGTCTGGAGACTTGGAGAGTGGCATGTTGGCAGTGG tgaagTGTATTAAGAACACACCTGCCTACTTTGCTGAGAGACTCTACAAGGCCATGAAG gGAGCTGGGACCAAAGACAAAACCCTGATCCGGATCATGGTCTCCCGTTCTGAGGTTGACATGCTGGACATCCGCCAGGAGTATGTCAAAAACTACGGCAAGTCCCTGTACACAGACATCTCT ggAGACACATCAGGAGACTACAAGAAGCTCCTATTGAAGTTCTGTGGAGGCAGTGACTGA
- the anxa11a gene encoding annexin A11a isoform X3, translated as MSYPGYPPQVGGYPPQPGAYPPQPGAYPPQPGVYPPQAGGYPQAGGYPSQPGGYPPQPGGFPPQAGGYPPQGGGYPQAPPPGSWGGGPSGGYPSIGLDSLSNPGYNAGMPGGTMPPNQGPGMGYPGQPGQPMPGYPRAPSPNPPMAGYGGAPSPNPPMAGYGGAPSPNPPMAGYGGAPAPMPGYPKVPSPNPSMPAYGGGAMPIAPPVNRGFRGTIKDFPGADPLKDVEVLRKAMKGFGTDEQAIINLLGSRSNKQRVPLLRAYKTSYGKDLIKDLHSELSGDFRKLVMASLKSPAEFDASELHSAIKGAGTDEACLIEILSSRSNAEIKEINRIYKLENKKTLEDAISGDTSGHFRRLLISLAQGNRDERETVDISLAKQDAQALYAAGENKLGTDESKFNAILCARSKPHLRAVFLEYQQMCGRDIEKSISREMSGDLESGMLAVVKCIKNTPAYFAERLYKAMKGAGTKDKTLIRIMVSRSEVDMLDIRQEYVKNYGKSLYTDISGDTSGDYKKLLLKFCGGSD; from the exons ATGAGCTACCCTGGATACCCCCCTCAGGTAGGCGGATACCCACCACAGCCAGGGGCCTACCCTCCACAACCTGGTGCTTACCCTCCCCAGCCTGGAGTTTACCCTCCCCAGGCTGGAGGCTACCCTCAAGCTGGTGGCTATCCCTCACAGCCTGGTGGCTACCCTCCACAGCCTGGTGGCTTTCCTCCACAGGCAGGAGGCTATCCACCACAGGGCGGGGGCTACCCACAGGCACCACCACCAG GCAGCTGGGGAGGTGGCCCCTCTGGTGGATATCCCTCCATTGGTCTCGACAGCTTGTCCAACCCTGGATACAACGCTGGCATG CCAGGAGGGACGATGCCTCCAAACCAAGGCCCAGGGATGGGATACCCTGGTCAGCCTGGCCAGCCAATGCCTGGATACCCCCGTGCACCATCACCAAACCCACCCATGGCTGGTTATGGAGGAGCACCATCACCGAACCCACCCATGGCTGGTTATGGAGGAGCACCGTCACCGAATCCACCCATGGCTGGTTATGGAGGAGCACCAGCACCGATGCCTGGGTACCCAAAGGTTCCCTCACCAAATCCATCCATGCCGGCGTACGGTGGAGGAGCCATGCCAATAGCTCCACCTGTCAAT agAGGATTCAGGGGAACAATCAAGGACTTTCCTGGAGCTGATCCACTCAAAGATGTGGAGGTCCTGAGGAAGGCCATGAAGGGCTTTG GAACTGATGAACAAGCCATCATCAACTTGCTGGGGAGTCGCTCCAACAAGCAGCGCGTGCCTTTGCTCCGAGCCTACAAAACGTCCTACGGAAAG gatCTGATTAAGGACCTGCATTCAGAGCTGTCTGGAGACTTCAGGAAACTGGTCATGGCCTCTTTGAAGAGCCCAGCTGAGTTCGATGCCTCTGAGCTCCACAGTGCCATAAAG GGAGCCGGAACCGATGAAGCCTGCCTGATAGAGATCCTGTCTTCCCGCTCCAATGCTGAAATCAAGGAGATAAACCGTATTTACAAACTAG aaAACAAGAAGACACTGGAGGACGCCATTAGTGGGGACACCTCAGGCCACTTCCGCAGGCTCTTGATCTCCCTCGCCCAG GGTAATCGTGATGAAAGAGAAACTGTTGACATCTCTCTGGCTAAACAAGATGCTCAG GCCCTGTATGCTGCTGGAGAAAACAAGCTGGGCACAGACGAGTCCAAGTTCAATGCCATCTTGTGTGCCAGGAGCAAACCCCATCTGAGAGCAG tGTTTCTTGAGTACCAGCAGATGTGCGGCAGAGATATTGAGAAGAGCATCAGCAGGGAGATGTCTGGAGACTTGGAGAGTGGCATGTTGGCAGTGG tgaagTGTATTAAGAACACACCTGCCTACTTTGCTGAGAGACTCTACAAGGCCATGAAG gGAGCTGGGACCAAAGACAAAACCCTGATCCGGATCATGGTCTCCCGTTCTGAGGTTGACATGCTGGACATCCGCCAGGAGTATGTCAAAAACTACGGCAAGTCCCTGTACACAGACATCTCT ggAGACACATCAGGAGACTACAAGAAGCTCCTATTGAAGTTCTGTGGAGGCAGTGACTGA